Below is a genomic region from Pseudomonadota bacterium.
TCCGGCCCGACCAAGCCGATTGTATCGAGGTGGCCGCGATCCTGGCGCATGAGCTGATCCATGCCGCTGTCGGCATTCCGGCGCGGCATGGACCGCGCTTCCGGCGCGTTGCGCTCGCCATCGGCCTCACCGGCAAGATGACGGCGACCCGGCCGGGGCCGGACTTCCTCGCGCGTGCCGCGCCGCTGCTGGAGCAGATAGGCCCGCTGCCGCACGCTGCGCTCGGCTTTGGCCGCTCGACCGGCCCCCGCAAGCAGGGCACACGCCTCATCAAATGCGAATGCCAGGAATGCGGCTATATCGCCCGCGTCGCCCGCAAATGGCTGGAGGATGCCGGCGCGCCGCATTGCCCCGATCATGGACCGATGCGGCATGACGATGCCGAGGCGGAGGAAGTGGAGAGCGTTTAAACGCCACCGACACTTTCTTGCGAATCGTTCTTGAAATTTGCGCTCCGAGCTATAGGCTCGGAGCGCATTCGGGATGGCTAAAGCCAGCCCGACAAGGAGAGTGTTATGAGAGCGTGGAGCGCGACAGCATGTTAGGCAGCCTGTGCAGGGTGTGGCGTCCTTGCCACGATCCTGCACAAAAAGCCGATTTTCCCTGCACAAATCCTGCACAGGCAAAATCATGCCATTTTTATCTTTTAATAACAGCTATCTATGGGCGTTGAAATCTACTCAAGGGAGAGAGGTATTCTTTTTCCTCTTCCGGAACCCGGTGGTCCAGCTTTCGCGCAGCGGAAGGAGAAATCTCACGGACCTGTTCGAAGGCTGTCCACAAAAATTGTGGATCTGCAATATGGGGCGGAAGCTACTGTACTATAAGGCCTCATGATCTGGGCACCTGTCAGGAGTATATCATACAAGGGGCCATATACATATGCCGGGGGACGGCCCTCTCTTGTCGCAGGCTGGAGGTAAACATCACTTGATGGTTGCTCCGGTTTTTACTTCTCTCATTTCCATTCTTATGGCGCGAGAATCATCGTCGACGTGAAAACGGGCGAATGTTCCCTGTGGCGCCAGAGGGAAGCATAAACTGTTTTCGCCACTGACTGTTATCTGGCCCCATACGTTAAGAACCCTGGCTCCAGTATCTGGATTTTCATAAACGAATTTTTTCGTACGGTACTCTACGGAACAGAGCGTATTTCCCACAGGTATTTTTCCGTCTGCGTAAATCGTAAAATCACCATCGTCTCCAGGTGTTATGTTTGCGTTGAACTGGTGCGAGGGAGGAAGGTCGCATGCAGGGATACTTGGCGGGAACTCAGGTTGTTCTGTTTCCTGGGGGCCACACCCCGTCACTATGCCAAAAATAGCCAATAATGCGGAAGGTTTCAAATGAGGCATTTTCTATTCCCCTGTTTGTTTCACGCAACGCCTATCCTAAGTATAAATCGTGAAAATATTGTAAATATTTAGCAATTTTATGCTTGCTTCCCTTCCGTTTTCCTCTT
It encodes:
- a CDS encoding SprT-like domain-containing protein; the protein is AQGHPLPPVRIAIGFPSTGRKGRVIGECWDSSASADRHHEILIRPDQADCIEVAAILAHELIHAAVGIPARHGPRFRRVALAIGLTGKMTATRPGPDFLARAAPLLEQIGPLPHAALGFGRSTGPRKQGTRLIKCECQECGYIARVARKWLEDAGAPHCPDHGPMRHDDAEAEEVESV